ATAAAATCGCTTATGCCGAATTTTCCCGTGATTCTCGCACGGCTAAATTCAGATTCGGAAAGCACTCCGGCATTATCCTGAAGTGGTGCGTTATCAAAAAAATGTATGTCATAAGCCAAGTCGTAGCCAACTTCCCGAATGGGGTCATCCGAATGAGCGTATTGACTGAATGCGGAAACTGAAAAAACATAAATAAACTTGTGTAATAAGAACCGCGTGCGGTGCACCTTTAGGCCTTAATCGTTTCTTTGCAAAATAGAGTAAGTTGTGCGCTGTCGGATAAATAGTTAATTGCACCAACTTCAACTTTGATAACGTGCATACCTGTTCGTTCTTTTAGGTCGATGAGTAGCTGTTGATAGTTTTCCGGACCAAGGTTATCTACGCGATCGTAGATAATATGCTTTTCGATAATGGTAGGAGCAAAGAAATGTGATTCGCCATAGAATGACAATAACCAAATTAAAACGATAATTGCACAGGTTTCAGCAACAGATAATTTGGCCACAGCACATATCATTGATACAACGATTACCACAAATAAATAAGTCATGTCGCGCAACGATATTGATTCCGTTCGGTATCGAAGCATAGAAAATACTGCGAAAAGGCCGAATGCGAAGCCCATTGACATTTCCACATTGTGAAGTAAGTAGGTAACAAAGAAAACTCCGTTGCCAAAAAGAAAAAAACCAAAATAGGCCTGTCGATTTGGAGAATTTCTGAAATAAATTATTCTTAGTAAGACGGTTGCGGCAATCAGAAAAAGAACGAAACGTAGAGCGAAATCTGAAGTGAACATAAATCCTCTAATCAGTTGTGTAATCGGAAATTTTTGAAATTTTTCGAAATATTTTCTTAAATCGATTGATCTTAACTAGCTCATGTTCGGCAGTTGTTAATACCATGCCCATACAATACTTGCTGTAACGAAGTTTTCGTATGCCTTCTGCGCGAATGGCTTTGGAAATGGGTGTCCAGCGGCTAATACGGTTTTGTTTGACTTCCACAATAACAACGTCTGGTAACCGATGGTGCCTTTCTTTTCCTGCAAAAGTGCAACGGCTGTTTAAGTCAATATCGATAGTGACACGCTCACCTCTTTTTTCACTCGCAAGTGCGATGCGGTAGTAACTGCTTTCCTGGCTGGGGACCAAATTGTCGTAATGTGGTACGTTGAGGTCTGCCATGAACTCCTGAGAACGCTGTGAATAAATATTTTCGTTAAGGTCGATTTGCGTTCGCTTTTTTATGGTTCGTTTTTTATTATTTTTAAATTTAACTTCGACGAATTTTTCTTGAGAGTCTACATAGTGGCGCACCCTAACTTTATGTCGGTTAGCTCGGCCCTGCTGGTGCATAGAATAGAACAGCAGGTCGTTGGTGTCGTAATAGAGGCTGCTATACCGTGATATGCGCCGGTTGTCGATCTCGAGTACAGAATATTCATGATTTACAGCGTCAAGAATATTGGGGAGGTGGTGTATGTTGAATACATATTTTGTGTCCACTCTGCTCATGAGGTTGGCTTTGTTAAGATCGTTCAAGCCGTGCGAATTAAACCCGCTAAGGTTGTGACGAATAAGTTCCAGCATTTAGTCTAATCTCCTCGTATTCTCCATTTTCAAGAGATGAAATATGTACTGCTCACGTCGTTGACTCTTTATGCCGTAGTTCTTTAGGTTTTTTAAGGCGAGCAGGACTGGAGCGCGCATAAAGTGCACTCTGTCAGGATTCTATCTGTAGATAAAAAGCACGAACAATTAGCCGTGCCAAGGCTAATGTATGACGATAAAAATACGTTAATTATTATTATTAAAAACGCGAATATATGTGCATCAAATAGTTCTGTGGTCGATATATTTTCTCTTAATGTAAATATGACAATTATACTACAGAAATATGACGGTTCTGAATAGCACAAATAATGGATGAAATGCAAAAATGCCTTTTTAAAGGTGGGTGTCACATAAAAATAAAGAACGAGTTAACAAAAATAAAAAGCTTCTACCAAATTAAATAGAGTAGCTCTGTAGCTTGGAAAGGGGGTTCGTAAATAATTCGAAGAGATTTGGTGTGGAGGTGTGTAGTTAAGGTGTGAAAATAAGTGCTATTTATAACGGTTTGTTTATAAATAATCTATGCGGCATAAGCGGGATGAATTAAATTTTAATTCGTGCTTTAGTAATATTCTTTGGGCGTTTCAATAAAAGCAACTAAAAAAAGAGAGGCTGCTCAGAGCCTCTCTTGTAGAGCGAATACATTATTATTTATTTACAATTTCAATAAATATTGGATTTGTGTGGAACCAAATATCCGCCCAGGCTTCCACATCATTATCGAGAATGCCATTTATATGTGGCGGACACGCCGGATCACTACACGCAATATTATCGCTCAGGTGATCCGAGAGTGGGTTGCCGTACATATCGCGCTCGTTGGGAGTGCCGGCGGGAATGTTGGTGCCGCGTGCACGAACGTAGGCGTCGGTGCTTGCTTTAAAGCTGTAGTGTAGGAAGCTGGTTTGATCCTGCTGCTTGTTACCCCTGTGATGTCCATAGCCGTAGCCGTGACCCCAACCTTTGGGTCCACCAAAGTCGTTCCAGGTTTTCTCAATACGGGTTGTTTGTGGTGCTAAGGGATTGTAGTACTCGGGGTCGGAGGGCTCGATCACACTAGTGACTTGACCCATAATTAAATCCACCTGCGCCAGCTCTGGCTCGTTCAGTGGAACTTCCTGTCCAATCTGTAACAAGCTTGGGTTGTTGAAGCTGTAAACACTGTTGTTTTTCCCTGCGGGGTCAGTCACGATCAGGCTTACGTGAATTTGCTCACCTTTGTAAACTTTCAGGGTTTCACCCATCGTGGCACAACGCCAACCGGCACACGCTTTAAAGCTCAGATTACCGTCGATCAGCTGACCCTGAACGGTGTAAGAATTACCGCTGCGTAGACCGTCGACCACTTGTTTAGCGGGGTCTTCTGCGTCGCGGTCTTCCATCCATACGAAGTTCTCTTGATATTCCCCAGGCCAGAAATCGCTGGTGCTCTCGTAATCGAGCGGGCCAAACGCACCACGGCTGTGCCAGTCGGAACTGGCGAAGAACCAGAACTTTCGACCTTCACTTAGCATGGCATCCCACATGGTACGCACGCCTGGGCGACATAAGGTAACGCGTGCTGGATTCTGATTTTCGCCGACCAGGGGATACTTGCCGTCTTCACCAAAATCTGCTTGTGTGAGTGGGGTGCCGTTAAAATCTAAACCTGGTTTAGCGGCTTCAGCAGCGCCATAACAACCGGTGCCGCCAAAAGTGTAAAGACCGGCAGTAGGTCGGCGTGCCGCATAACTGCCGCGGTCACCCACCGGCTGGTGGCCCGGTTGGGTTTCAAATCCAAAGGCGACATCGGGAGCGACGCTGTTCCAATCGCGCATGTGTTCGACGTTGTAACCGCGGTTGCTGGCACTTACGAAGGCGCCCTGGCGCTCAACGTGGGATTGCACGGCAAAAGCTTCGCCTTCGAAGTTTTCCTGCATCCACAACACGGCGGCTGTTGATTTTACGTGCTCACCGGTATCGCTGGTATTAATACCACCGATCAATGTTGAGTTGTAATCCGCAATTCCTTCTTCCGGTCGACCGGCAAACAGTGCCTTAATTTTCTCGTTACCTGCGTTGCTCAGTTCGCAGGTCCAGCCCTGGCCGCCGCCCATACTGGTATCATCAGAGTTGCGCGCGAAACAATATTCGAATTGAGAGAGCGCATCCGCGTTGGGGTCAAGATCGTACTGGCCTGTACTGATTGAATTGCTGGAATGCTCGTGACCTGGCACCACCCATTCAACACCCAAAAACGCGGTTTTACCGGCATTTGGTGGCAGTTCACGTTCTTCTACAATGCTGGGGAAGTTATATTCCTGAAGACTCTGCCAGCGCCACATGGATTGCACTTGAGTACCT
The DNA window shown above is from Alteromonadaceae bacterium 2753L.S.0a.02 and carries:
- a CDS encoding VTC domain-containing protein; this translates as MLELIRHNLSGFNSHGLNDLNKANLMSRVDTKYVFNIHHLPNILDAVNHEYSVLEIDNRRISRYSSLYYDTNDLLFYSMHQQGRANRHKVRVRHYVDSQEKFVEVKFKNNKKRTIKKRTQIDLNENIYSQRSQEFMADLNVPHYDNLVPSQESSYYRIALASEKRGERVTIDIDLNSRCTFAGKERHHRLPDVVIVEVKQNRISRWTPISKAIRAEGIRKLRYSKYCMGMVLTTAEHELVKINRFKKIFRKISKISDYTTD